The Teredinibacter sp. KSP-S5-2 genomic interval CGACCAAATCTTTAAAGTTTTGCCTTTCGATGTCATCAAGCAACACAGAGGAACCGTATACGTTGTCCACTGGTACATCAAAAAAGCCTTGAATCTGTTCAGCATGGAGGTCAACCGTCAATACTCGGTCAACACCCACTGAGGCCATCATGTCGGCCACAACTTTGGCTGTAATCGGGACACGAGCAGATCGAACACGTCGATCCTGTCTGGCATAGCCAAAGTAGGGAACTACTGCTGTAACGCGTGCGGCTGAAGAGCGGCGAAGAGCGTCAACAATTACCAACAACTCCATAAGGTTGTTATTGGTGGGTGCGCAGGTTGGCTGTAATACGAAAACGTCCTGACCTCGGACATTCTCATTTAGCTCAACTGAGATCTCCCCGTCGGAGAATTGATCTACCGTTGCGTCACCGAGTGGAATGCCCAGGTGTGCAACCACTTTTTCCGCAAGTTCCGGATTGGCGTTTCCGGTAAAAACCATCAAATTAGCCACAATG includes:
- a CDS encoding ribose-phosphate pyrophosphokinase, which encodes MANLMVFTGNANPELAEKVVAHLGIPLGDATVDQFSDGEISVELNENVRGQDVFVLQPTCAPTNNNLMELLVIVDALRRSSAARVTAVVPYFGYARQDRRVRSARVPITAKVVADMMASVGVDRVLTVDLHAEQIQGFFDVPVDNVYGSSVLLDDIERQNFKDLVVVSPDIGGVVRARAVAKQLGIDLAIIDKRRPKANVAEVMNIIGDVEGRACVLVDDLVDTAGTLCNAAKALKEHGAKKVVAYSTHPVLSGPAIQRLNASSIDELVVTDSIPLSVEAQKCKIIRQLTLSDMLAEAMRRISNEESLSAMFQTPVS